From the Lysinibacillus fusiformis genome, the window ACGTACAAAAACTTGTAATAAACCTGCAAGACCACCTAATAGCAATGCGATAAATGCCACGTAAATATGTGCCATTGCTAGCTTTGCATCTCGACGATCCACTTTTGTCATTGAATTAGTGTGACTCATTTGAATCCACCACCTTTAGCATAGAGTGCATCATCGTATGTCCTGTACCACAATACTCATTACATACGATTAAAAACTCGCCAACCTTATTGACTTCTGTCACATATTCCGAAATATAGCCAGGCTCAAGCATCATATTGATATTCGTACCTGCAACCTCAAAACCATGCATAACATCTTCGCTTGTCGCGATAAATTTTACCTTTGCACCAAGTGGAACCTCAATTTGTGGAGGATTATAATTGAATGCAGAAGCAACTACCACCACTTCGTAATCCCAATCCTTCCCTTCTACCTTATGGACACCTGGATTATCAAAAGGTGCTGTCTCTTTCACTTTCTCGTAATCTAGTGTTTTTTTACCATTGTTTGGATGGGAGCCTTGATGAAATGCCCCGATACCGAGAATGATCAGGAATGCAACTAAAGTGGCAACTCCAAACACAAGCCAGTATTTCTCATACTTATGTATGTGCATATGTTTCTGTCCCTTCTTCGTAGATTAAAACCGTCCAATGAACAAATCGAAGCAGTACACCCAAAGTAAAATGATGATAATACCTACTCCAAAAACTGCATAGAGTGAACCTTTTAAATTTTCATCTGACTTCTTTTTGTTTGCCATTTTTGCTCCTCCTACGCTTTTTATTGTTGTGTTTCTTATTGTCATCATATAAAAATCCACTACATTTTGATGTGAAAAAAATCACACTTCTAGGGGAAATGTGTGAAGAAAGTGTGAAAAATTGTGAAGAGAAAAAAACAAGCTATCTCAAAAGTCATTGAGATAGCTTGTTGACGTACTATATTTTGCTTAATTTTAATAAAAACAAAAGATTGGTAGGAAAGTGCATTCCTTTTTTGTCATTCTTTTTATGCGAATGACAAGTTTTTTACATGTGTGCTGTCTGCTTGAGCATACAATGTCTTATTTGGGGCCTTTATCAAATCTTGTTTTCTACTCTTCTTCCTCTATTGTTAATAGAACTGTTAGTGCACCAATGCTTGGGACCGAAACTGGGAGAGCAAATGCTTTTTCAAAACCGTATAATTTTGTAGTGCCCACCATCACCGTTGGCGGAGTGATATCAATTTCTAAGCTTTCTTGCCCAACAGCTGTACATAAATTTCCTGCAATCATATTACCGAATTCTCCTGTAAAGGATTCTAGCATTTCTCCCTCTAACGGCATACCGAACATTGTACTGCCAATCCCACTAAACACATCAGGAGAGGAATCAATGATGACGCGTCCCTTTAAATCTCCGATTAAGCCAATTAATACGCCCATTTGTTGCTGTTGAAAGGGTTCAGAAATAATACTAGGCGACTTTACTTCTATATCCATAGGAAGAATGGTTTTTAAAGCGTGGATTGTCCCGTTTAAAATAGTTTGAAAGTACTTCGAATTACTCATCATTACCGCATCCTTTTTCCGACTTTTCTACATCTTACCATGTAAAAAGGGTAAGATGAAAGTATGTCTTGACGAATTAACGTGAAATTTATAATATATTAATGAGAATGATTTTCAAATTCAATGCAAACATCTAAAAACTTAACGAAAAATAACTAAGAAGGAGCGGTTAGCAATGACATTCGTATTGATTGGAGCAGCTGTAGTGATCTATATTGGAGTTGGGAAATACGTCATGAAACAGGCGACTGCACATTTGAAATAAGAGATAATACTTGATAAACATTTTTAGGCATGGTCCGAATATTCGGGCCATGTTTTTTTGTATTTCTAGGAATGAAGATCGTGAATAAATGAGTTAAACGTTTTTTTGGAATAATTTAATTAAAATTAATTTTTATTTTTTTCTGAAAACTATTGAAATAACCCGGTTTTTTCTGTTAAGATTTTAAAAAATGGAATCGCGTTTCATATTTTGGAACGGAGGGGGAAATGAGTTTGAATATTTTAGAAGTAAGCGATTTGAAAATAGGTATTCAACAAAATAAAAAAGATATTGCTATTGTGAATGGAGTATCATTTCAACTTGAAAAAGGCAAAACTTTGGGGATTGTAGGGGAATCAGGTTGTGGAAAAAGCATGACATCACTTTCACTTATGGGATTGTTACCTACTGGGGTTAACTGGCAAGGTGGAGAAGTTTACATAGATCAAAAGCAAATTAATAAAAAGTCGAAGAAGGAATGGCGAAAGATTCGTGGGAAAAAAATTTCTATGATATTTCAGGAACCAATGAGTTCGCTCAATCCAGTGTATAAAGTCGGTTCGCAAATTATGGAAATGATTCATAGTCATGAAAAAATTTCAAGGAAAGAAGCTCATGAACGTGCCGTTGACATGCTTCGTCTCGTAGGTATTCCTCGTCCCGATAAAGTAGTGAATGAATATCCTCATCAATTATCAGGAGGAATGCGACAAAGGGTTATGATTGCCATGGCATTGGCTTGTGGACCAGAAATATTAATTGCAGACGAGCCTACTACAGCATTAGATGTGACAATTCAGGCTCAGATTTTAGATTTAATGAAAGACATACAAGAAAAACTAGATATGTCCATCATTTTAATTACCCATGATCTTGGTGTAGTAGCGGAAATATGTGAGAGAGTAATCGTGATGTATGCTGGTGAAATTGTTGAAGAGGCTACAGTGCTAGATTTGTTTAATCAGCCGCTTCATCCATATACCAAAGGGTTATTAAATTCATTGCCTGACATTGAATCAGAACAAGAGTACCTTCCATCAATTGAAGGGGTGGTGCCATCACCATCCGATATGCCTTCAGGTTGTAGATTTTTCGATCGATGCGAATTTGCAACAGATCAATGTAAAAAGAAGCCTGATCTATTTACAACGTCTAATGGTACCAAGGTAAGATGTTGGCTGTATGAAGAGAACGAAGTGGGAGGGGGAATTGTCAATGGGCAGTCCATTGTTAGAAGTTAAACACTTAAAGAAATATTTTTCAGTTAAAGGATCTCGTTCAGGGCATTTAAAAGCAGTAGATGATGTTTCATTTTTTGTAAATGAGGGTGAGGTTTTAGGAATTGTCGGAGAGTCAGGGTGCGGAAAGTCGACTATGGGTAAAACATTAATCCAACTTCTTACACCTACTGAAGGCGAAATTTTACTGAATGGAGAAAATATTGCCACTCTTAGCCCAAAAGAGGTACGTCAAAAACGTCGTGATATGCAAATCATCTTTCAAGATCCTTTTTCTTCCCTTAATCCTCGTATGAAGGTGTTTAAAATAATCGAAGAACCTTTGGTGAATTTTGGAATAGGTACAAAGGAAGAGAGAAAGCAACGTGTTTATGAAGTAGCCAAACAGGTTGGACTTACACAAAAGCAGTTAGAACGTTTTCCACATGAATTTTCAGGGGGTCAAAGACAACGAATTGGAATTGCTAGAGCATTAGTGTCCAATCCAAAATTGATTGTTGCAGATGAACCAGTATCTGCTCTTGATGTTTCGATTCAATCTCAAGTATTAAATATTATGAAAGATTTAAAAAAGGAAATGAACCTGACCTACATTTTCATATCTCATGATTTAAGTGTAGTGCATCACTTTTGTGACCGCATAGGGGTAATGTACTTAGGTAAGTTAGTGGAAATGGCAGATAAACACGAATTATTTAATAATCCTAAACATCCATATACAAAAGCTTTACTATCAGCATTACCAAAATCTCATCCTTCAAAAGTAAAGGAGCGTATTGTGCTAAGTGGAGATGTTCCCAACCCTGCTAATCCACCATCGGGCTGCACATTCCATACACGATGCCCAAACTGCATGGAAATATGTAAGGTGACACCTCCAAAATTAAAAAAAATTGGCGATAAGCATGAAGTTTCCTGTTTACTTTATGAAGAGCAAATGGAGCGATTAACATGAGCAAAACATTGGAAAAAGGTATTAATATTTTAACGTTATTTACTGAAGAGAAACCTTCTTGGCGGTTAGACGAGCTAGCAATCGAAACAGATATTCCTAAACCGACTTTACATAGGTTTTTAAAAACATTTACAGATTTAGGCGTATTAAAACGTCCTTATATTCAAAGTGGTGGACAGTTAGTATTGAGTGATCATTATCTACTTGGGAATAAACTCATTGAATTAGGTGCAATTGCAGCAAATTCAATTGAAATTCGCTCTTTGGCTATACCGTATATGAAGATGTTGCAACAGAAGTTTGACTTGGCTGTTCAACTAAGCGTACTGGATGAAACAGATGGTCTTTATATTGAAAAAATTGAAAGTTTAAAACCGGTTTTACTTTATACACGGGTGGGAAGAAGAGCACCACTTTATGCAGGCGCTTGTTCAAGGGTACTTTTATCCTTTCAATCAGAGGAGAAAATTAATGAGGTACTTCAAAAACCTCGTAAAAAATATGCTAGTGGAACACCTGTTACTGATGAAGAGATATTTGAACTCATTGAATTTGGGAAAAAAAATGGCTATGCCTACAGCGTATCAGAATTGGAAGAAGGCACTGTATCAATAGCAGTACCGATTTTCAATAGCGAACGCAAAGTAGAATACTCGATTAGTATAGCGGGCATAGAGACGCTAATACCAAAAGAAAAAATAAATGCATTTTTAGAAGGTCTGTGGGAAACGGCAGCTTCAATATCTGCTGAACTAGGTTATTCGATGCCATATCCATATGGCGTATAGATAGCACAAATACAAAAGGGGATGAACAATGTATGAAGAAACAAAAATGGATTGCGCTATTACTTGTTTGTATAATGATTGTTTTAACAGCATGTAGTGGTGGCACATCATCAAAAAACGAAAGTAAAAATGGTAGCAAATCATCTGGTGAAAACCCAGCAGCAACACGTGGAAATGAATTAGTTATTCGTGTGGCTGGAGATCCACAAAACTGGGACCCAATTGATACGTTTTTACTTGCTTGGAGTACAGTAGCAACATCGGTATTTGAAGGATTAGTAAGTCGTTCTCTAGATTTAGAAATTCAACCAGGGTTAGCGGAATCTTGGGAATATATAGATGATAAAACGATTGTGTTTAAACTACGACAAGGTGTTACCTTCCATAATGGCGAACCGTTTAATGCGGAAGCAGTTAAATTTACATTTGATCGTTTACTAGGAGAAGAAGGTCAAAAAGGTCCGCAATATTCAAACTATACGTCAATTGATAATGTTGAAGTAACAGGTGACTATGAAGTTACTATGCACTTAAATGCCATTGACCCAGTTTTACTGACTAAGCTTTCAGGATATGGTGCTGTCATCGTACCACCTAAATATATCCAAGAACAGGGTGCAGAGAATTTTGACATGAAGCCTGTTGGTACTGGTCCATTTAAAATGACTGATTATCAACGTGATAAACAAGTAGTTATTGAGCGATACGATGATTATTGGAATAAAGACGCTATTAAACTAGATAAAGTAACATTTAAAGTGATTCCAGAAACAGCGACGGCACTGGCAGAATTACAAACAGGAAATATTGATATTATGACACGTTTAGAAGTTTCGCAAGCGGCAACAGCAGAAGGAACTGATTTCATTGAATTAAAGGATGTGTCCACTCCTACAGCGTATTCAATTCGCTTTGATACAGCACAAAAGCCAGTTGATGATGTACGTGTTCGTCAAGCTATTAACTATGCCATTGATAAGGAAACAATAGTGAAGGAAATTTTAGGTGGCTATGGTAACCTCATTAGTTCTTTCCAAAGTAATCTATCTTTTGGCTATAACAAAGATTTAGAGCCATATCCATATGATCCAGAAAAAGCAAAAAAATTACTTGCGGAAGCTAAGGTTCCCGAAGGTACTACACTTGAATTCTTTATTCCAGGTACCGATGGGACATTTAAAGAAATTGCCCAAGCAGTAGCGTTTTATTTAGAAGAAGTGGGATTAAAAGTTTCAATTAATAGTGTGGAAAATACTACATTCCAATCAGAGTTAATACCACAAGGAAAAGCTGGCCAAATGTATAAAAATGGCTGGGGTGGTTGGACTTTAGATTTTGATAATACAGCTTATTTAATGTATCACGAAGGGGAATTCTGGAATCCATCCTATAAAAATGAAAAAGTAGAACAATTATTAGCGGCAGAGCGAGCAACGATTAATAATGAGGAGCGTCAAAAAATCTTTAAAGAGCTGACAGAAGTGTTATACGAAGATGCTGCAGAAGTTAATTTATATTCTGAGGTTGAAATATACGCAGTGAATAAACGAATAAAAGATTTCCAACCACCTCATGATGGCCGTTTTAGATTTGAAGGTGTCACTGTCGAGTAAGTAAAAAATTATGAGATAGTATGCTTGTCATACTATCTCTTTCATTTCAAATTAGGAGGATGGAGTTATGCTTTCCTATATACTACGACGATTATCGCATACCGTGTTGGTGATAATTGCTGTCTCATTAATTATATTTTTCGCCATTCGTTTAACGGGTGATCCTGTAAGCATCATGTTCGGTGCAGGGGAACCATCACAACAAGCGGTAGAGGAACTGACAGCAAAGTTAGGTTTAGATAGACCTGTTTGGGAGCAATATATCATATTCATGAAAGATTTAGTAACGCTTGATTTTGGCACATCGTATCGTTCGA encodes:
- a CDS encoding ABC transporter substrate-binding protein, which gives rise to MKKQKWIALLLVCIMIVLTACSGGTSSKNESKNGSKSSGENPAATRGNELVIRVAGDPQNWDPIDTFLLAWSTVATSVFEGLVSRSLDLEIQPGLAESWEYIDDKTIVFKLRQGVTFHNGEPFNAEAVKFTFDRLLGEEGQKGPQYSNYTSIDNVEVTGDYEVTMHLNAIDPVLLTKLSGYGAVIVPPKYIQEQGAENFDMKPVGTGPFKMTDYQRDKQVVIERYDDYWNKDAIKLDKVTFKVIPETATALAELQTGNIDIMTRLEVSQAATAEGTDFIELKDVSTPTAYSIRFDTAQKPVDDVRVRQAINYAIDKETIVKEILGGYGNLISSFQSNLSFGYNKDLEPYPYDPEKAKKLLAEAKVPEGTTLEFFIPGTDGTFKEIAQAVAFYLEEVGLKVSINSVENTTFQSELIPQGKAGQMYKNGWGGWTLDFDNTAYLMYHEGEFWNPSYKNEKVEQLLAAERATINNEERQKIFKELTEVLYEDAAEVNLYSEVEIYAVNKRIKDFQPPHDGRFRFEGVTVE
- a CDS encoding ABC transporter ATP-binding protein; amino-acid sequence: MGSPLLEVKHLKKYFSVKGSRSGHLKAVDDVSFFVNEGEVLGIVGESGCGKSTMGKTLIQLLTPTEGEILLNGENIATLSPKEVRQKRRDMQIIFQDPFSSLNPRMKVFKIIEEPLVNFGIGTKEERKQRVYEVAKQVGLTQKQLERFPHEFSGGQRQRIGIARALVSNPKLIVADEPVSALDVSIQSQVLNIMKDLKKEMNLTYIFISHDLSVVHHFCDRIGVMYLGKLVEMADKHELFNNPKHPYTKALLSALPKSHPSKVKERIVLSGDVPNPANPPSGCTFHTRCPNCMEICKVTPPKLKKIGDKHEVSCLLYEEQMERLT
- a CDS encoding IclR family transcriptional regulator, with amino-acid sequence MSKTLEKGINILTLFTEEKPSWRLDELAIETDIPKPTLHRFLKTFTDLGVLKRPYIQSGGQLVLSDHYLLGNKLIELGAIAANSIEIRSLAIPYMKMLQQKFDLAVQLSVLDETDGLYIEKIESLKPVLLYTRVGRRAPLYAGACSRVLLSFQSEEKINEVLQKPRKKYASGTPVTDEEIFELIEFGKKNGYAYSVSELEEGTVSIAVPIFNSERKVEYSISIAGIETLIPKEKINAFLEGLWETAASISAELGYSMPYPYGV
- a CDS encoding cytochrome b5, which codes for MHIHKYEKYWLVFGVATLVAFLIILGIGAFHQGSHPNNGKKTLDYEKVKETAPFDNPGVHKVEGKDWDYEVVVVASAFNYNPPQIEVPLGAKVKFIATSEDVMHGFEVAGTNINMMLEPGYISEYVTEVNKVGEFLIVCNEYCGTGHTMMHSMLKVVDSNESH
- a CDS encoding ABC transporter ATP-binding protein yields the protein MSLNILEVSDLKIGIQQNKKDIAIVNGVSFQLEKGKTLGIVGESGCGKSMTSLSLMGLLPTGVNWQGGEVYIDQKQINKKSKKEWRKIRGKKISMIFQEPMSSLNPVYKVGSQIMEMIHSHEKISRKEAHERAVDMLRLVGIPRPDKVVNEYPHQLSGGMRQRVMIAMALACGPEILIADEPTTALDVTIQAQILDLMKDIQEKLDMSIILITHDLGVVAEICERVIVMYAGEIVEEATVLDLFNQPLHPYTKGLLNSLPDIESEQEYLPSIEGVVPSPSDMPSGCRFFDRCEFATDQCKKKPDLFTTSNGTKVRCWLYEENEVGGGIVNGQSIVRS
- a CDS encoding chemotaxis protein CheX, whose translation is MSNSKYFQTILNGTIHALKTILPMDIEVKSPSIISEPFQQQQMGVLIGLIGDLKGRVIIDSSPDVFSGIGSTMFGMPLEGEMLESFTGEFGNMIAGNLCTAVGQESLEIDITPPTVMVGTTKLYGFEKAFALPVSVPSIGALTVLLTIEEEE